A single Plasmodium knowlesi strain H genome assembly, chromosome: 13 DNA region contains:
- a CDS encoding CTP synthase, putative codes for MDSTEDVNTITKYIIVTGGNMSGLGKGTAMSSMGVLLLTKNILLTTIKIDPYLNIDAGTMSPYEHGEVYVLEDGGEVDLDLGNYERFLNIKLSYKNNITSGKVYEEVIKKERKGEYLGKTVQVVPHVTDAIQNWIKGVIDDNIKRMKKEYNITASSTPNTVPCICMIEVGGTVGDIESAVYLEALQQLINNLNSDDVCLCHLSYVPIMGTLREQKTKPTQHSVKILREAGLKPDFIFCRCEEPLTEEAIQKISLFSQVKNEHVISLHDTSNLYKVPLILEQQNFSANVLKKLNLQNTVLKNKLQISPYSFSTWKHLSDRYESSNESVVIGIVGKYTASNDTYLSIISSLVHACIECGFKLIIKYINSSHLSLKKKSKKKNIDLKRKARKYAYDTCSENNTTQKHLFVDDTTSDEDYDKKRKMKYERAWDILRSVDGILVPGGFGTRGIEGKYLSSKYCRMHNVPYLGICLGMQTAVIDVARQYLNKYASSEEFEDLVDVHNNSDDKMINKKKREFNKCATDNSGGENEFTKVAEKDIFSGSRESRKGRSHTDDVCFEMKKENPQVRPNLDGTKNIPQSNLPHNEDNDSETHSQKKHAISACSTNEENSNSIGLEAIEGGENDHSGIDGPNSKMGKAKKEYSANSHVDMMNGHSSSPCDQGEGPSDIADLLATQKYIEDIPNKMADPELLEKIKLMGIEDYYKSIDEIDNNNVIISMNEFKGDDNKGGTMRLGVKQSKVIDKDSLTYKAYDEAMYIFERHRHRFEINPKYVPLLESVGLSFVAKDIDSVRMEICEMKKLNFYVGVQFHPEFTSRPFKANPLFLAFILASKGKLKERLDKYGNKLCSGSLYR; via the coding sequence ATGGATTCAACAGAAGATGTAAATACTATCACAAAGTATATTATTGTGACTGGGGGAAATATGAGCGGGCTGGGAAAAGGAACAGCCATGAGCAGCATGGGCGTTCTATTGTTAACGAAAAATATTCTACTGACGACGATAAAAATAGATCCTTACTTAAATATAGACGCCGGAACCATGTCTCCATATGAACATGGAGAAGTATACGTACTGGAAGATGGCGGAGAAGTTGACTTAGATTTAGGAAACTACGAGCGTTTTCTAAACATAAAATTGtcgtataaaaataatataaccTCGGGAAAGGTGTACGAagaagttataaaaaaagaaaggaaaggagaatatTTGGGGAAGACTGTTCAGGTTGTACCCCATGTAACAGATGCTATTCAAAATTGGATCAAAGGAGTTATAGATGacaatataaaaagaatgaaaaaagaatacaaCATTACAGCTTCATCAACACCGAATACTGTGCCATGCATTTGTATGATAGAAGTAGGTGGAACAGTTGGAGATATTGAGTCGGCTGTCTACTTGGAGGCACTTCAACAgttaataaataatttaaattcaGATGATGTATGTCTATGTCATTTATCCTACGTACCAATTATGGGTACTTTGAGAGAACAGAAAACCaaaccaacacaacatagTGTTAAAATATTGAGGGAAGCTGGACTGAAACCAGATTTCATATTTTGTAGATGTGAAGAACCCCTAACGGAGGAAGCCATCCAgaaaatttctcttttttcgcaagtgaaaaatgaacatgtcATATCTTTACATGACACGTCGAATCTGTATAAAGTTCCTCTAATACTTGAGCAACAGAATTTCTCTGccaatgttttaaaaaaacttaaCCTTCAAAATACTGTcttgaaaaacaaattgcaAATAAGCCCGTACTCCTTCAGTACCTGGAAACATTTGTCAGATAGATACGAATCTTCAAACGAATCTGTCGTTATCGGTATTGTAGGAAAATACACAGCTTCGAATGACACCTATTTATCCATCATTTCTTCTCTCGTGCATGCGTGCATAGAATGTGGATTCAAGTTAATTATCAAATATATCAACAGTAGCCATTTgtctttgaaaaaaaaaagcaaaaaaaaaaatatcgatCTGAAAAGAAAAGCCAGAAAATATGCATACGACACTTGTTCGGAAAATAATACCACACAGAAACATCTCTTCGTTGATGATACAACTTCCGATGAAGATTACgataagaagagaaaaatgaaatacgaGCGTGCATGGGATATTCTCCGATCCGTGGATGGTATACTAGTCCCCGGAGGCTTTGGAACCAGAGGtattgaaggaaaatatctCTCATCCAAGTATTGCAGAATGCATAATGTACCTTACTTGGGAATTTGCCTTGGCATGCAGACAGCAGTTATCGATGTTGCTAGGCAGTATCTAAATAAATACGCAAGTTCAGAAGAATTCGAAGATCTAGTTGACGTTCACAACAATTCGGATGATAAAATGATTAACAAGAAGAAACGGGAGTTTAACAAATGCGCAACGGACAACTCTGGGGGCGAGAACGAGTTTACGAAGGTGGCCGAAAAAGATATTTTCAGTGGTTCAAGGGAATCCCGCAAGGGTAGATCCCACACGGATGATGTCTGCttcgaaatgaaaaaggagaatccACAAGTTCGCCCTAATCTGGACGGTACTAAAAATATCCCGCAGAGCAATTTGCCCCACAATGAAGACAACGATAGTGAAACTCACTCGCAGAAGAAGCATGCAATATCGGCATGCTCcacgaatgaagaaaattccaATAGTATCGGATTGGAGGCCATCGAAGGGGGCGAAAATGATCATAGTGGAATCGATGGTCCAAATAGCAAAATGGGTAAGGCGAAAAAAGAGTATTCTGCCAATTCCCACGTTGATATGATGAATGGCCATTCTTCCTCGCCGTGTGACCAAGGGGAAGGGCCCTCTGACATTGCGGACTTGTTAGCTACGCAAAAGTACATAGAAGATATTCCGAATAAGATGGCCGACCCAGAATTactggagaaaataaaattaatgggCATAGAAGATTATTACAAAAGTATAGATGAGATAGATAACAACAATGTTATCATCTCCATGAACGAATTCAAAGGGGATGACAATAAGGGAGGTACCATGCGTTTAGGGGTGAAACAATCCAAAGTGATTGATAAAGATTCCCTCACGTACAAAGCGTATGATGAAGCGATGTACATATTCGAAAGACATAGACATAGGTTCGAAATAAATCCAAAATATGTTCCACTGTTAGAATCTGTTGGTCTAAGTTTTGTGGCAAAAGACATTGACAGTGTCAGAATGGAGATCtgtgaaatgaagaaattaaactTTTACGTCGGTGTGCAATTCCACCCCGAATTTACTTCTCGTCCGTTTAAGGCGAACCCCTTATTCCTGGCCTTTATTTTAGCATCCAAGGGGAAATTGAAGGAGCGCCTAGACAAGTACGGAAATAAGTTATGTTCGGGGAGTCTATACCGATAG